One Desulfocurvibacter africanus subsp. africanus DSM 2603 DNA segment encodes these proteins:
- the panB gene encoding 3-methyl-2-oxobutanoate hydroxymethyltransferase, with amino-acid sequence MLKPLTAPDIASRKGGERLAMLTAYDYPTALALDQAGADMLLVGDSLAMVVLGHPDTLSVTLDEMVHHTKAVSRAARRSLVVGDLPFLSYQAGVERAVLAAGRLVQEGGARAVKLEGAGYLREVEAMVRAGIPVMGHVGLTPQLVAGLGGFKVQGKTAETAARLVREAMALEAAGCFSIVLEAVPSVVAREITARVSIPTIGIGAGPHCDGQVLVIHDVLGLFERFTPKFVKRYAELGNLMQEAAGRYMYEVRQGAFPADEHGFGMDPQEAAAFRGLLNDIVAG; translated from the coding sequence GTGCTTAAACCGCTCACCGCGCCGGACATCGCAAGCCGCAAAGGTGGGGAACGGCTGGCCATGCTCACAGCCTACGATTACCCCACGGCGTTGGCCCTGGACCAAGCCGGAGCCGACATGCTCCTGGTAGGGGATTCCCTGGCCATGGTCGTGCTGGGCCACCCCGACACCCTCTCCGTGACTCTGGACGAGATGGTTCACCACACCAAGGCCGTAAGCAGGGCCGCACGGCGCTCCCTGGTCGTCGGAGACCTGCCCTTTCTGTCCTACCAGGCCGGAGTCGAGCGGGCCGTTCTCGCCGCGGGCAGGCTGGTGCAGGAAGGCGGGGCCAGGGCGGTCAAGCTCGAAGGCGCCGGCTATTTGCGCGAAGTCGAAGCCATGGTGCGTGCGGGCATTCCGGTCATGGGCCATGTGGGCCTCACGCCGCAGCTCGTTGCAGGGCTCGGCGGCTTCAAGGTGCAGGGCAAAACGGCCGAAACCGCAGCGCGTTTGGTGCGCGAGGCCATGGCACTGGAAGCGGCAGGCTGCTTCTCCATCGTTCTTGAGGCCGTTCCATCCGTGGTGGCCCGAGAAATCACCGCCCGTGTGTCCATTCCAACCATCGGCATCGGCGCCGGGCCGCACTGCGACGGCCAGGTGCTGGTCATCCATGACGTGCTGGGGCTCTTCGAGCGCTTCACTCCAAAATTCGTCAAGCGTTACGCGGAGCTTGGCAACCTCATGCAGGAGGCTGCCGGCCGTTACATGTACGAGGTGCGCCAGGGCGCCTTTCCGGCCGACGAGCACGGCTTCGGCATGGACCCGCAGGAAGCCGCTGCCTTCCGCGGCCTGCTGAATGATATTGTTGCGGGCTAG
- a CDS encoding membrane protein has product MEVAELWRGLGWPLVRLSLTISLGLLVANLIEALNWTRAVAKLAEPLIRLARLKDVSGASFSMAFFSGVAANTMLSEAYDKGALSRRELILSNLFNSLPTYFLHLPSMFFLVVPFLGSAAFVYVGLTLLSAILRTSFIVALGRVWLPPLPEGCVVCRLDEAAKAQGARTWRDALRISIKRFKKRIGKVLTFTVPIYILVFFLNRWGVFKMLEGFLAEHAGILSWLHPKAISIVVFQVASEFTAGLAAAGALLEAQALPMKQVVLALLVGNVLSTPMRAFRHQFPFYAGIFKPALATRLIAASQALRAGSIVVVTALYFFLIP; this is encoded by the coding sequence ATGGAAGTCGCTGAACTCTGGCGCGGGCTCGGCTGGCCGCTGGTCCGCCTGAGCCTGACCATCTCGCTCGGCCTGCTGGTAGCCAACCTGATCGAGGCCCTCAACTGGACTCGCGCGGTGGCCAAGCTGGCCGAGCCGCTCATTCGTCTGGCCCGGCTGAAGGATGTTTCGGGCGCGTCATTCTCCATGGCCTTTTTTTCGGGCGTGGCGGCCAACACCATGCTCTCCGAAGCCTACGACAAGGGCGCGCTTTCCCGGCGCGAATTGATCCTTTCCAACCTGTTCAACTCCCTGCCCACGTATTTCCTGCACCTGCCGAGCATGTTCTTCCTGGTCGTGCCGTTTCTGGGCAGTGCCGCCTTCGTCTATGTAGGGCTTACACTTCTCTCCGCCATCCTGCGCACATCCTTCATCGTGGCTTTGGGCCGCGTCTGGCTACCTCCCTTGCCGGAGGGCTGCGTGGTCTGCCGGCTGGACGAAGCCGCCAAGGCCCAGGGCGCCAGGACCTGGCGCGATGCCTTGCGGATCAGCATCAAGCGGTTCAAGAAGCGCATCGGTAAGGTGCTCACCTTCACCGTGCCCATTTACATACTGGTGTTCTTCCTGAACCGCTGGGGCGTGTTCAAAATGCTCGAAGGCTTCCTGGCCGAGCACGCCGGGATCTTGTCCTGGCTGCACCCCAAAGCCATATCAATTGTGGTCTTCCAGGTGGCCTCGGAGTTCACGGCCGGCCTGGCCGCCGCCGGCGCGCTGCTGGAGGCCCAGGCCCTGCCCATGAAACAGGTCGTGCTGGCACTGCTGGTGGGCAACGTGCTCTCCACACCCATGCGCGCCTTCCGCCATCAATTCCCTTTCTACGCCGGCATCTTCAAGCCCGCGCTCGCCACGCGACTCATCGCCGCCAGCCAGGCCTTGCGCGCCGGAAGCATAGTGGTGGTCACGGCGCTCTACTTCTTCCTCATTCCATGA
- a CDS encoding Npt1/Npt2 family nucleotide transporter, with protein sequence MQHTALRKHGLRAGFLFANFFLIVMALYQLKPASRSLFIDALGADMLPWVWIGTAAAMTAVISFYNGLVERMSRLRIVLGSCLACMIMLALFWLMLGRPGPLGAAAFYIFVDILGVVLTEQFWSLTNSVHTLEEGKSWYGLIGTGGLLGGLISGAFGGWLVSRAGLATVDLLMVAAAIIGAIFGLTWLMGRLGLYCEAEATVKEKVAAGSPWAILRNRYLALIAVLLLLGQLASLFVEFQFMKTLEQTITGRDARTAYMSVFFSIMSLVAIGVNLTLTPLVVRLKGVLAGLLVQPVVMGVCALLYMAHPTLLFGSLAKISDRGLSYSINRASRELLYVPVDPVVIYQAKAWIDMFGYRLFEVLGSLLILAVTQWASAPMGLPGISAFTLAACGAWIAIVLLMRQEYSDVVME encoded by the coding sequence ATGCAGCACACTGCACTGCGCAAGCATGGTCTCCGGGCGGGTTTCCTGTTCGCCAATTTCTTCCTCATCGTCATGGCCCTGTACCAGCTCAAGCCTGCCAGCCGGTCTCTCTTCATCGACGCCTTGGGCGCGGACATGCTGCCCTGGGTCTGGATCGGCACGGCGGCGGCCATGACAGCGGTGATCAGCTTCTACAACGGTCTTGTGGAACGCATGAGTCGCCTGCGCATCGTGCTCGGCTCATGTCTGGCCTGCATGATCATGCTGGCCTTGTTCTGGCTCATGCTTGGCCGGCCAGGCCCGTTGGGAGCCGCGGCGTTCTATATTTTCGTTGATATTCTGGGAGTGGTGCTGACGGAGCAGTTCTGGTCCCTGACCAACTCCGTGCACACTTTGGAGGAAGGCAAGTCCTGGTACGGACTGATCGGCACTGGCGGACTGCTGGGCGGGCTGATCAGCGGCGCTTTCGGCGGCTGGCTGGTGAGCCGCGCCGGGCTGGCCACGGTCGATTTGCTCATGGTCGCCGCAGCCATTATCGGGGCGATCTTCGGCCTTACCTGGCTTATGGGCCGCTTGGGCTTGTATTGCGAAGCCGAGGCGACCGTGAAGGAAAAGGTCGCGGCCGGCAGCCCCTGGGCCATCCTGCGCAACCGCTATCTCGCGCTCATCGCGGTCCTGCTGCTGCTAGGGCAATTGGCCTCGCTGTTCGTCGAGTTCCAGTTCATGAAGACCTTGGAGCAGACCATTACCGGCCGCGATGCACGCACGGCCTACATGTCCGTGTTCTTCAGCATCATGAGCCTGGTGGCCATCGGAGTGAACCTCACGCTCACGCCGCTGGTGGTCCGCCTCAAGGGCGTGCTGGCCGGGCTGTTGGTGCAGCCCGTGGTCATGGGCGTGTGCGCGTTGCTGTATATGGCCCATCCGACCCTGCTATTCGGCTCCCTGGCCAAGATCAGCGATCGGGGGCTGTCCTATTCCATCAACCGCGCCTCGCGCGAGCTGCTCTACGTGCCCGTGGATCCGGTGGTCATCTACCAAGCCAAGGCCTGGATCGACATGTTCGGCTATCGCCTGTTCGAGGTGCTCGGATCGCTGCTTATCCTGGCCGTGACCCAATGGGCTTCGGCGCCCATGGGGCTGCCTGGCATAAGCGCGTTCACCCTGGCTGCCTGCGGAGCCTGGATCGCCATCGTGCTGCTCATGCGCCAGGAATACTCGGATGTGGTCATGGAATGA
- a CDS encoding serine hydrolase gives MLQHGLEERIRELGLNKAKQEGRLAACLVDVTDPAHPRLAMVNGERMMYAASLPKIAILLAAFEKADQGGLSLGQAERLSLARMIRRSSNTDASAMLAKVGRDYLIDVLESERYRLYDPAGHGGLWVGKEYGKAPAYRRDPLAGLSHGATAFQVARFYYLLHTGQLVSPERCAEMKTLLANSALDHKFVAGLRKTCPTARVYRKSGSWSVYHSDSALVEHDGRTYIAVALTADPDGSRWLEQLITAMDELVMSNPLPEHPSESMPQIAEAPQDRTEREIMVLP, from the coding sequence GTGCTTCAGCATGGCCTGGAAGAACGTATTCGCGAGCTGGGCCTGAACAAGGCCAAGCAAGAGGGACGTTTGGCGGCCTGCCTGGTGGATGTGACCGATCCGGCGCATCCGCGGCTGGCCATGGTCAATGGCGAGCGCATGATGTACGCGGCCAGCCTGCCAAAGATAGCCATCCTGCTGGCCGCCTTCGAGAAGGCCGACCAGGGCGGTCTGTCTCTCGGCCAGGCCGAACGCCTGTCGCTTGCGCGCATGATCAGACGCTCGTCCAATACCGACGCATCGGCCATGCTGGCCAAAGTCGGCAGGGATTATCTCATTGATGTCCTGGAGTCCGAGCGCTACCGCCTCTACGATCCGGCTGGCCATGGCGGGCTGTGGGTGGGCAAGGAATACGGCAAGGCGCCGGCCTATCGCCGGGATCCGCTGGCCGGGCTGTCGCACGGCGCTACGGCCTTTCAGGTGGCCCGCTTCTACTATCTGTTGCACACCGGGCAACTTGTCTCGCCCGAGCGATGCGCAGAGATGAAGACCCTGCTGGCGAACTCCGCCCTTGACCACAAGTTCGTGGCCGGTCTGCGCAAGACCTGCCCTACCGCGCGGGTATACCGCAAATCAGGAAGCTGGTCCGTGTATCACTCGGACAGCGCCCTGGTGGAGCACGACGGCCGGACCTACATCGCCGTGGCCTTGACCGCCGATCCAGACGGCAGCCGTTGGCTGGAACAGCTCATCACGGCCATGGACGAGTTGGTCATGTCCAATCCATTGCCCGAGCATCCGTCCGAATCCATGCCGCAGATCGCTGAGGCCCCCCAAGACCGAACAGAGCGCGAGATAATGGTACTTCCGTAA
- a CDS encoding YihY/virulence factor BrkB family protein, which produces MMSGRNLLKRFSAMLASLSQDIWSEQGPFRSRRVLTLIRWAHLVLLGFVRDKCHLRATALAYATILSLAPLMAVALSISKALGLHDSAFIRAALLRITAGREELARTILHFVETSSVRTLGYLGTLVLIAMAVAMVITVENAFNAIWGVARGRSLWRKFTDFFSVLVLSPLLVFLAVSFTVSLQSEALVQRMLEFTALNYLHLLALKLAPYVMVWLAFLFLYSFMPHTKVRLRSAAVGAVLAGTLWQLAQWVYIRHQVSLTDYGAIYGSFAQFPLFLIWMYISWVIVLLGGEISYAAQHLSTFEGELRAGRAGFRDRLEAAWLMLVCLARRFEAGRGGLSADALAERLDLPAKLACDLSTTLADRGFLLRGETAGESIFALGRPATSIRISDVQQTLASGLDGSHEPLVTERFAFARRDLDAALEALRSSPVDLSLEQACRREAGHGPDGCLD; this is translated from the coding sequence ATGATGAGTGGCCGCAATCTCCTGAAACGCTTTTCCGCAATGCTGGCGAGTCTGAGCCAGGATATCTGGTCCGAGCAAGGTCCATTCCGCAGCCGGCGCGTGCTGACTCTGATCCGCTGGGCGCACTTGGTCCTGCTCGGATTCGTGCGCGACAAGTGCCATTTGCGCGCCACGGCCCTGGCTTACGCCACCATCCTTTCTCTTGCGCCGCTCATGGCCGTGGCTCTGTCCATTTCCAAGGCCCTGGGCCTGCATGACTCGGCCTTCATACGCGCGGCGCTGCTGCGCATCACCGCCGGCCGCGAGGAGCTGGCGCGCACCATCCTGCACTTCGTGGAAACCTCCAGCGTGCGCACCCTGGGCTACCTGGGCACGCTGGTGCTCATCGCCATGGCCGTGGCCATGGTCATCACCGTGGAAAACGCCTTCAACGCAATATGGGGCGTGGCCAGGGGCCGCAGTCTGTGGCGCAAGTTCACGGACTTCTTCTCGGTGCTCGTGCTCAGTCCGTTGCTGGTCTTCCTGGCCGTGAGCTTCACCGTGTCGCTGCAAAGCGAGGCCCTGGTGCAGCGCATGCTCGAATTCACGGCTCTCAACTACCTGCACCTGCTGGCGCTCAAGCTCGCGCCTTATGTCATGGTCTGGCTGGCTTTCCTTTTCCTGTACAGCTTCATGCCGCATACCAAGGTGCGCTTGCGCAGCGCGGCAGTGGGCGCGGTGTTGGCCGGAACCCTGTGGCAGTTGGCCCAGTGGGTCTACATCCGTCATCAGGTTTCCCTGACCGACTACGGGGCCATCTACGGAAGCTTTGCCCAGTTCCCGCTGTTTCTCATCTGGATGTACATAAGCTGGGTCATCGTGCTGCTGGGCGGGGAGATCAGTTATGCTGCGCAGCATCTGAGCACCTTCGAAGGTGAGTTGCGCGCGGGCCGAGCGGGCTTTCGTGACCGCCTGGAGGCGGCCTGGCTTATGCTCGTTTGCCTGGCGCGGCGCTTCGAGGCAGGGCGGGGCGGGCTGTCGGCGGATGCCCTGGCCGAGCGGCTGGACCTGCCGGCCAAGCTGGCTTGCGACCTGTCCACAACCCTGGCGGACCGGGGTTTCCTGCTGCGGGGCGAGACCGCCGGTGAAAGCATCTTCGCCCTGGGCCGACCAGCGACGTCCATCCGCATTTCGGATGTGCAGCAGACCCTGGCCAGTGGATTGGACGGAAGCCATGAGCCACTCGTGACGGAACGTTTCGCCTTTGCGCGCCGGGATTTGGACGCTGCCCTGGAAGCCCTGCGCAGCTCGCCGGTGGATCTTAGCCTGGAGCAGGCCTGCCGACGTGAAGCCGGGCATGGTCCGGACGGCTGCCTGGATTGA
- a CDS encoding AsmA family protein: MKPRSILLILLAVMLLTLAILPPLLPHFVDTRQVKARLVSVMVDALGMPVAIRGELGLRLLPIPELRLGGLELGHGADGPLVSCREVRLSLSLSRLLRREVLLRNVVLDDIALRLSRGTDGRLNLQLPQILAVRIEGAPGGERFTFQGVNNLSITGSLLLVDASTGMRLELERLHARYRKGREQLSLSGALRMAWPEQYRFPRLEASVNAVGGLKLEGWVLRVQGFDVQAGLVLQARDGTARTGTLSTRFDLDTAAGTIRTRDLEATLGELRLTGSAQGMDILSEPVLSASLQAEAGDAAALAMDLGLPTPTVAYGRQTPVRAGLELEARSDGLDVRKLRLSLGESEIAGQVSLLGWAAPAWKIELNAARLNLDELRPAVWPEAEEGASLEAVLGKLRALRLDLDLRADELVAYGLLASRFRVALQAKDGVVQGRVAQVAFPGGRYRSSLRAEIGPRAFFVVLDGRLSADGQDGPGGEDGPLVLRETLRFVGAPEEYTGSLNIPSCDLRELFRVLGVEPSANLARSALRQAALNVTFAGGADGLRMPAVSLELDGMRLNGSGSIDKFSHPRITLNARTKRLNLGPYLPALAAQGEDASASEGRDLGRLPTLHPACPPISVRLLADEALLPGMRLGALRLALRTDGKSLRLDAESSEIMEGRATARLDLDGQDPDDRKARLTLTAKGVDARQTLELFGQGDLLSGQLDGRLNAEADAGSLDALLRSLRLNLEAEAHAGRLNADRPFSRIGGKLILTGDGDGGKESSQSAKAQATPYAYRCALTLSAKSPDPALTLDLGLAGVVRVDPDTSALTVASAGLRLSAKGAALHDERNNLSLRGNLSLDTAKGVVELADLVLSGPGLTGQGMLRAEDLGGNPSCSGSLRLAPFNPRESLQRAGIALWTTRDPTALSSASATTAFRLRNRRLDIPKLELELDGFRLAGNAYIPDMDKPQLLFDLAGTSFNLDRYRLPPRTDRHGPAGKDEAVRLPLEAMSKLAFKGRLRLERLELYRLLFEHGEALLEAADGVYVAKPVTAEFYKGPARGEFKAVVTPAEFSFETQASARNVSFGVFLDAMAGGQYVRGPTDVYLTLRTHGATNQELVETLNGSGRLEVTDGSISFSPDDDPPDGEVLDLPALSADGGKLWEIPEDVRRRGRTRFSTATANVAIVNGVARNTDLLVSSPFIGGTGSGFVDMNKEIVDYTIIFEMLNAARVPLYFEGDFDHLDVGVRTLGVIGNTATGIVRMPFDILFGILPGIERLIPTSEPKERRVQ, translated from the coding sequence ATGAAACCGCGTTCCATTCTGCTGATCCTGTTGGCGGTCATGCTGCTGACGCTGGCCATCCTGCCTCCGCTCCTGCCACATTTCGTGGATACGCGGCAGGTCAAGGCGCGGCTGGTGTCCGTCATGGTCGACGCTCTGGGCATGCCGGTAGCCATTCGAGGTGAGCTGGGACTGCGCCTTTTGCCCATACCCGAGCTGCGGCTCGGCGGGCTGGAGCTCGGGCATGGGGCGGACGGCCCTCTTGTAAGTTGCCGAGAGGTACGTCTGAGCCTGAGTCTGTCGCGGCTGCTGCGGCGTGAAGTGCTGCTCAGGAATGTGGTTCTCGATGATATCGCCTTGCGCCTGTCACGCGGGACCGATGGCCGCCTGAACTTGCAGTTGCCCCAGATCCTAGCCGTGCGGATCGAAGGCGCGCCAGGAGGGGAGCGCTTCACATTCCAAGGGGTGAACAACCTGTCAATCACCGGCAGCCTGCTGCTGGTCGACGCCTCGACGGGCATGCGTCTTGAGCTGGAACGGCTGCATGCGCGTTATCGCAAGGGGCGCGAGCAGCTCTCCCTTTCGGGCGCACTGCGCATGGCCTGGCCGGAGCAATATCGCTTTCCGCGCCTGGAGGCCTCGGTGAACGCCGTGGGAGGGTTGAAGCTGGAAGGCTGGGTGCTGCGCGTGCAGGGATTCGACGTGCAGGCCGGCCTGGTTCTCCAGGCGCGTGACGGCACCGCGCGCACGGGAACGCTGTCCACACGGTTTGATCTGGACACCGCTGCGGGAACAATCCGAACCCGGGATCTTGAGGCAACTTTAGGCGAGCTGCGCCTGACCGGTTCGGCCCAGGGCATGGATATCCTGTCGGAGCCGGTTTTGAGCGCCAGCTTGCAGGCCGAAGCCGGAGACGCGGCCGCGCTGGCCATGGACCTGGGCTTGCCTACGCCGACGGTGGCTTACGGCCGTCAAACACCGGTTCGGGCCGGGCTTGAGCTGGAGGCCCGATCCGATGGGCTGGACGTGCGCAAGCTCAGACTTTCGCTGGGCGAGTCGGAGATCGCCGGGCAAGTCTCGTTGCTGGGCTGGGCTGCACCCGCCTGGAAGATCGAGCTGAACGCCGCGCGACTTAATCTGGACGAATTGCGTCCTGCGGTCTGGCCGGAGGCGGAGGAAGGAGCGAGTCTTGAGGCCGTGCTGGGCAAGCTGCGCGCACTCAGGCTGGACCTGGACCTGCGGGCCGACGAGCTGGTTGCCTATGGCCTGCTGGCCAGCCGCTTCCGCGTGGCCCTGCAGGCCAAGGACGGCGTGGTGCAGGGGCGCGTGGCGCAGGTGGCCTTTCCTGGAGGCCGGTATCGCAGCAGCCTGCGCGCCGAGATCGGCCCACGCGCTTTTTTTGTCGTGCTGGACGGTCGTCTGTCGGCCGACGGCCAGGACGGCCCTGGCGGCGAGGACGGTCCACTGGTGCTGCGCGAGACCCTGCGCTTCGTGGGCGCTCCCGAAGAATACACCGGGAGCCTGAATATTCCGAGTTGCGACCTGCGCGAACTGTTTCGCGTCCTGGGCGTGGAGCCCTCGGCGAATTTGGCTCGTTCGGCTTTGCGTCAAGCGGCCCTGAATGTGACCTTTGCAGGAGGTGCGGACGGGCTGCGCATGCCGGCCGTGAGCCTGGAGCTGGACGGCATGCGTTTGAACGGCTCCGGAAGCATCGATAAGTTCAGCCACCCCCGGATTACGCTTAACGCGCGGACCAAGCGCCTCAATCTCGGGCCCTATTTGCCGGCGCTGGCTGCCCAAGGCGAGGACGCCTCCGCGTCCGAGGGGCGGGATCTGGGCCGACTCCCGACCCTGCATCCGGCTTGTCCACCCATCAGCGTGCGCCTGCTCGCCGACGAAGCCCTGTTGCCTGGGATGCGCCTGGGAGCTTTGCGACTTGCGCTACGCACGGACGGCAAGTCCCTGCGCCTGGATGCCGAATCGTCCGAGATCATGGAGGGCCGGGCAACAGCGCGCCTGGATCTGGATGGCCAGGACCCCGATGATCGCAAGGCCCGTTTGACCCTGACAGCCAAGGGCGTTGACGCGCGGCAGACCCTGGAACTGTTCGGACAAGGCGATTTGCTCTCGGGCCAGCTCGACGGGCGGCTGAACGCCGAAGCTGATGCCGGAAGTCTCGACGCATTACTGCGCTCGCTACGCCTGAACCTGGAGGCCGAGGCCCATGCCGGTCGGCTGAACGCGGACAGGCCGTTCTCCCGCATCGGCGGCAAGCTGATTCTTACGGGTGACGGAGACGGCGGCAAGGAATCCAGCCAATCCGCAAAGGCTCAAGCGACTCCGTATGCTTACCGTTGCGCCCTGACGCTCTCCGCCAAGTCTCCTGACCCGGCTCTGACCCTTGATTTGGGCCTTGCCGGCGTTGTGCGCGTGGACCCGGATACAAGCGCACTGACAGTGGCGTCGGCGGGTCTCCGCCTGTCGGCCAAGGGGGCGGCCCTGCATGACGAGCGCAACAATCTGAGCCTGCGTGGCAACCTGTCTTTGGATACGGCCAAGGGAGTCGTTGAGTTGGCCGACCTGGTCCTGAGCGGGCCGGGGTTGACCGGCCAGGGCATGTTGCGCGCCGAGGATCTTGGCGGCAATCCAAGCTGTTCGGGCAGTCTGCGTCTAGCCCCCTTCAATCCTCGCGAGAGCTTGCAGCGCGCGGGCATCGCCCTGTGGACCACACGCGATCCCACGGCCTTGAGCTCCGCCTCGGCCACGACAGCCTTCCGCCTGCGCAACCGTCGCCTGGATATTCCCAAGCTGGAACTGGAGCTGGACGGCTTTCGGCTGGCCGGCAATGCGTATATTCCGGATATGGACAAGCCCCAGCTCCTTTTCGATCTGGCCGGCACGAGCTTCAACCTGGACCGCTACCGCTTGCCGCCGAGGACCGATCGGCATGGTCCAGCCGGTAAGGACGAGGCTGTCCGGCTTCCACTGGAGGCCATGAGCAAGCTGGCCTTCAAAGGGCGCTTGCGCCTGGAGCGTCTGGAACTGTACCGGCTGCTTTTCGAGCACGGCGAAGCCCTGCTGGAGGCTGCCGACGGTGTCTACGTGGCCAAGCCCGTAACAGCCGAATTCTACAAGGGCCCGGCGCGGGGCGAGTTCAAGGCCGTGGTCACTCCCGCGGAGTTCTCCTTCGAAACCCAGGCTTCGGCCCGAAACGTGTCCTTCGGGGTGTTTCTGGATGCCATGGCCGGCGGACAGTACGTGCGCGGCCCCACGGATGTGTACCTGACCCTGCGAACTCATGGGGCCACCAACCAGGAACTCGTGGAGACCTTGAACGGCAGCGGGCGGCTGGAGGTCACGGATGGCAGCATCTCCTTCTCGCCCGATGACGATCCGCCCGACGGTGAGGTCCTGGATCTGCCGGCTCTTAGCGCGGACGGGGGCAAGTTGTGGGAGATTCCCGAGGATGTGCGCCGCCGGGGCCGCACGCGCTTTTCCACGGCCACGGCAAACGTAGCCATCGTCAACGGCGTTGCGCGCAACACCGACCTTTTGGTTAGTTCGCCGTTCATAGGCGGCACGGGCAGCGGCTTTGTGGACATGAACAAGGAAATCGTGGATTATACAATTATCTTCGAAATGCTGAACGCGGCGCGCGTGCCGCTCTATTTCGAGGGCGACTTCGATCATCTGGATGTGGGTGTGCGAACCCTGGGCGTCATCGGCAACACGGCCACGGGTATCGTGCGCATGCCCTTCGATATTCTGTTCGGTATCCTGCCGGGCATCGAGCGGCTGATTCCTACGTCCGAACCCAAGGAGCGGCGCGTGCAGTGA
- a CDS encoding YdcF family protein, protein MFVASKLLWFLASPDNLLLLLAALGAALLWTRWSRWGRHCVGFALAGLLILAVLPVGQALMSPLEERFPRPVGMPAEVEGIIVLGGYQDLLVFENRGQPELTAAADRLVAFVELARRYPHAKLVVSGGSGMLLRQDLKESDVTRAALACLGFDDSRVIYEEISRTTHENAMVSKVLAKPSQDGLWLLVTSASHMPRAVGVFRAQDWRVLPYPVDYRTVSGMVWEFPFQTGQRLALVSAAMREWVGLVVYRLIGRSDALFPAAQSLEP, encoded by the coding sequence ATGTTCGTCGCTTCCAAGCTCCTGTGGTTTTTGGCCTCGCCTGATAACTTGCTCCTGCTGCTGGCCGCGCTGGGCGCTGCGTTGCTCTGGACCCGCTGGAGTCGCTGGGGCCGCCACTGCGTGGGCTTTGCCCTGGCCGGATTGCTGATCCTGGCCGTTCTGCCTGTGGGCCAGGCGCTCATGAGTCCGCTGGAGGAGCGCTTCCCCCGTCCAGTGGGAATGCCCGCTGAAGTGGAAGGCATCATCGTACTTGGCGGCTATCAGGATCTGCTTGTTTTCGAGAACCGGGGACAGCCCGAGCTGACGGCCGCCGCCGATCGCCTTGTGGCTTTCGTGGAGCTGGCCCGGCGCTACCCGCACGCCAAGCTGGTGGTCAGCGGCGGCTCGGGCATGCTGCTGCGCCAGGACCTCAAGGAATCGGACGTAACCCGTGCGGCTTTGGCTTGTCTGGGTTTCGACGACTCGCGCGTGATCTATGAGGAGATTTCAAGGACAACCCACGAGAACGCGATGGTGAGCAAGGTCCTGGCCAAACCATCCCAGGATGGCCTGTGGCTGCTGGTCACTTCGGCCAGCCACATGCCCAGGGCCGTGGGCGTCTTTCGTGCCCAGGATTGGCGCGTCCTTCCATATCCGGTGGATTATCGCACCGTGTCCGGCATGGTATGGGAGTTCCCGTTCCAAACCGGCCAAAGGTTGGCCCTGGTCAGCGCGGCCATGCGCGAATGGGTCGGACTGGTCGTCTACCGCCTGATCGGCCGCAGCGACGCGCTCTTTCCCGCCGCTCAATCCTTGGAGCCCTGA
- a CDS encoding glycosyltransferase: MISVLILTLDEEANLPACLDSVRFSDDVHVLGSGTSDCTADIARSRGVRVIQRPMDDWASQLNFAMGELPFRHPWVFMIDADERASLELVQAMLTAVGISLPVASSAEPEKHLLPEPPDNKHRGSRSASAPNGWGLGRSEPLWQAKPFPALRPETCASDNAVAFSVKRRAFFLDGRELRRVQATPSYGRLFRPERVPFSRLVNPVTHVRGQVGRVGLCPAASLVRIHVHAQETRAAGFRQAVGVTDVRRFQAPVVFGLA; this comes from the coding sequence ATGATCTCCGTGCTCATCCTGACTCTCGACGAGGAGGCCAACCTGCCGGCCTGCCTCGATTCCGTGCGCTTCAGCGATGACGTGCACGTGCTCGGCTCGGGCACGTCCGACTGCACGGCGGATATCGCCCGCTCTCGAGGCGTTCGCGTGATTCAGCGGCCCATGGACGACTGGGCCTCGCAGCTCAACTTCGCCATGGGCGAGCTGCCCTTCCGCCATCCCTGGGTGTTCATGATAGACGCGGACGAGCGGGCCTCGCTGGAACTCGTGCAGGCCATGCTGACCGCCGTCGGAATAAGTCTTCCAGTTGCAAGCTCCGCAGAGCCAGAAAAGCACCTTTTGCCGGAGCCGCCTGACAATAAACATCGCGGATCCAGGAGCGCGTCCGCCCCTAATGGGTGGGGTCTGGGGAGGAGCGAGCCGCTCTGGCAGGCAAAGCCCTTCCCAGCTCTTAGGCCAGAAACCTGTGCCAGCGACAATGCCGTGGCTTTCAGCGTCAAGCGGCGGGCTTTCTTTCTAGACGGCCGGGAGTTGCGCCGCGTGCAGGCCACGCCGAGTTACGGGCGCCTGTTTCGGCCAGAGCGCGTGCCCTTCTCACGGCTAGTGAATCCGGTCACGCACGTGCGCGGTCAAGTGGGCCGGGTTGGCCTATGCCCTGCTGCAAGCCTGGTACGAATACATGTTCATGCTCAAGAAACGCGAGCTGCTGGCTTCCGCCAAGCGGTAGGAGTAACAGATGTTCGTCGCTTCCAAGCTCCTGTGGTTTTTGGCCTCGCCTGA